In Thermococcus sp. JdF3, a genomic segment contains:
- a CDS encoding glycosyltransferase family 4 protein, translating to MESLKIAIASDWFYPKIGGIESHIDELARNLVLMGHEPYVLTHDYRYMKPYIDSFPYHVVRFPATLYFRKYHSSVGFSQLWRINEFYKEVGFDITHVHSIYSPLAVAVSKISRGIRNVPVVATNHSFYGRPPLDFLIGPFLRHHLKRIDTFVAVSTPVAEDTRNLLGSRLNGRPVFVVPNGIDVKKWRPPEPEEREKARRDIGVRDEIVVLYLGRMTERKQAHRIPVMMREALKRSGIPKSKVKLIMVGNGPMRPVLERNLRETGIGEITELYDFMERGRLLPLYWAADLVLMPGILEAFPVVGLEAMATGNPVIGRNESGLADMVVQGITGLLAVSEEGMADNLARVFEEPELLVEMGVAARERAGKEFSWEIVLKRLLRVYRTTIEIGSGVDRLYLTYKLMRRLG from the coding sequence ATGGAAAGCCTTAAAATCGCAATAGCAAGCGACTGGTTCTACCCGAAGATAGGGGGAATAGAATCACACATCGACGAACTCGCCCGCAACCTCGTTCTCATGGGGCACGAACCCTACGTCCTGACCCACGACTACAGGTACATGAAGCCGTACATTGACAGCTTTCCCTACCACGTAGTCAGGTTTCCCGCAACGCTCTACTTCCGCAAATACCACTCCAGCGTTGGATTTTCGCAGCTCTGGAGGATAAACGAGTTCTACAAGGAGGTCGGGTTTGACATAACCCACGTTCACAGCATATACTCCCCCCTGGCGGTCGCCGTGTCAAAGATATCGAGGGGAATCAGGAACGTCCCGGTGGTCGCAACCAACCACTCGTTCTACGGCAGACCTCCGCTGGACTTCCTAATCGGGCCATTCCTCAGACACCACCTCAAGAGGATAGACACCTTCGTGGCCGTCAGCACCCCCGTCGCCGAAGACACCAGAAACCTGCTGGGGAGCAGGCTCAACGGCCGTCCGGTCTTCGTGGTCCCCAATGGGATAGACGTGAAGAAATGGCGTCCGCCGGAGCCGGAGGAAAGGGAGAAAGCCAGAAGGGACATCGGGGTGAGGGATGAGATAGTCGTGCTTTACCTCGGGAGGATGACCGAGCGCAAGCAGGCCCACAGGATACCCGTGATGATGAGGGAGGCGCTAAAACGGAGCGGAATTCCGAAAAGCAAGGTGAAGCTCATAATGGTAGGAAACGGCCCTATGCGCCCCGTGCTGGAGAGAAACCTCCGGGAAACCGGCATCGGGGAGATAACCGAACTGTACGACTTCATGGAAAGGGGAAGGCTTCTCCCTCTGTACTGGGCGGCAGACCTGGTTCTCATGCCCGGCATCCTCGAGGCATTTCCCGTCGTGGGACTTGAGGCGATGGCCACGGGAAATCCCGTCATCGGCCGGAACGAGAGCGGGCTGGCGGACATGGTAGTTCAGGGCATCACGGGCCTGCTGGCCGTGAGTGAGGAGGGAATGGCGGACAACCTCGCCAGGGTTTTCGAGGAACCTGAACTACTTGTGGAGATGGGGGTGGCCGCCAGAGAGCGGGCAGGGAAGGAGTTCTCATGGGAGATCGTGCTCAAGAGACTCCTTCGGGTTTACAGGACGACGATTGAAATTGGCTCAGGGGTGGACAGGCTGTACCTTACCTACAAGCTGATGAGGAGGCTGGGATGA
- a CDS encoding polysaccharide deacetylase family protein, with protein sequence MYVSITFDVEHDCPPYLTTTRGMEDGLPKLLDLMAEKKVRATFFFTAEMARRFPELVKRVIDEGHELGSHNYNHERLDRLTRAEGERAIVKSLKVLREFGEVLSFRAPNLQFPDYYYRVLERNGILVDSSKATYKGYREGVRFFGDVLEVPASTTSSVIRLPWRAQKLIHARLKEPRVYFAHPWEFVPMQREKIRWDCKFNTGDKAVELLGRLIDHYRGQGAKFLTMGEYYELYQKLKR encoded by the coding sequence ATGTACGTTTCAATAACGTTTGACGTCGAACACGACTGTCCGCCGTACCTCACGACGACGAGGGGCATGGAGGACGGGCTTCCGAAGCTGCTGGATTTGATGGCCGAAAAAAAGGTGAGGGCAACGTTCTTCTTCACGGCGGAGATGGCCAGGCGCTTCCCTGAGCTTGTTAAACGGGTCATCGATGAAGGACACGAGCTGGGGAGCCACAACTACAACCACGAGCGGCTGGACAGACTCACCAGGGCCGAGGGTGAAAGGGCCATCGTGAAGTCCCTGAAGGTGCTGAGGGAGTTCGGGGAGGTCCTCTCGTTCCGCGCGCCCAATCTGCAGTTTCCGGATTATTATTACCGCGTACTGGAAAGGAACGGCATCCTGGTGGATTCGTCGAAGGCGACCTACAAGGGCTACCGCGAGGGGGTCAGGTTTTTCGGTGATGTTCTTGAAGTCCCGGCATCTACCACGAGCTCGGTCATAAGACTGCCCTGGAGGGCGCAGAAGCTCATCCATGCCCGCCTGAAGGAGCCCCGCGTTTACTTCGCCCACCCCTGGGAGTTCGTTCCCATGCAGAGGGAAAAAATCCGGTGGGACTGCAAGTTCAACACTGGAGACAAGGCCGTTGAACTGCTCGGAAGGTTAATCGACCACTACCGGGGCCAGGGTGCAAAGTTCCTCACGATGGGGGAGTACTACGAACTGTACCAAAAACTTAAACGGTAG
- the amrS gene encoding AmmeMemoRadiSam system radical SAM enzyme, with the protein MREATYWEPLDGGKVRCRLCPLNCIINEGQRGSCRIRKNIGGKLYTLNYGKVSSIAADPVEKKPLFHFWPGSCALSISTVGCNMHCKHCQNWEISQADENFPYLHDATPEGIVALARKYDCESIAYTYNEPVIWYEFVLDTAKLAKREGIYNLLITNGYINEEPFRELAPHIDAMNIDIKAFSDEFYMKIAGVPGGGPSRRTAEIAKKEFGIHVELTYLIIPTLNDKEEEIRTFARWVVENLGDDTPVHFSRFFPHYRMTHLPPTPVETVEMAHRVAREEGLKFVYIGNVPGHDGENTYCPKCGKPLIVRWGFEITGYNLTDDGKCKYCGEPIPVVGAYQKKRYDRTWW; encoded by the coding sequence ATGCGCGAGGCCACCTACTGGGAGCCGCTCGATGGCGGAAAGGTGAGGTGCAGGCTGTGCCCCCTCAACTGCATAATAAACGAGGGCCAGCGCGGCTCCTGCAGGATAAGGAAGAACATCGGGGGTAAGCTCTACACCCTCAACTACGGGAAGGTTTCCTCCATAGCGGCCGACCCGGTTGAGAAGAAGCCCCTCTTCCACTTCTGGCCCGGTTCGTGCGCCCTCTCGATAAGCACAGTCGGCTGCAACATGCACTGCAAGCACTGCCAGAACTGGGAGATAAGCCAGGCCGACGAGAACTTTCCGTACCTTCATGACGCGACCCCCGAGGGAATAGTGGCCCTGGCGAGAAAGTACGACTGTGAGAGCATAGCCTACACGTACAACGAGCCCGTGATATGGTATGAGTTCGTTCTCGATACGGCAAAGCTCGCTAAAAGGGAGGGAATTTACAACCTCCTCATAACCAACGGCTACATAAACGAGGAGCCCTTCAGGGAGCTGGCACCGCACATAGACGCCATGAACATCGACATCAAGGCCTTCAGCGACGAGTTCTACATGAAGATAGCCGGCGTTCCGGGCGGCGGGCCGAGCAGGAGAACCGCGGAGATAGCCAAAAAGGAGTTCGGAATCCACGTCGAGCTGACATATCTCATAATACCAACGCTCAACGACAAAGAGGAGGAGATCAGAACCTTCGCCAGATGGGTGGTCGAGAACCTCGGGGACGACACGCCGGTTCATTTCTCCCGCTTCTTCCCGCACTACAGGATGACCCACCTCCCTCCAACGCCGGTCGAAACGGTTGAAATGGCCCACCGCGTTGCCCGGGAGGAGGGGTTGAAATTCGTCTACATCGGTAACGTACCCGGGCACGATGGAGAGAACACCTACTGCCCCAAGTGCGGCAAACCTTTAATAGTCCGCTGGGGATTCGAAATCACCGGGTACAACCTGACCGACGATGGGAAGTGTAAGTACTGCGGCGAACCGATTCCCGTGGTGGGGGCATACCAAAAAAAGCGATATGACAGGACGTGGTGGTGA
- a CDS encoding S-layer protein — translation MKVKKIAALAVGAAMVGATIGLASAQPTVPEIPKDFFVKDGQPNVKIVVGSQGAALDVSSAADIAVALGTMLYTTEDVKVKDASVVVKKDTAYDPDDIPVFDNTYTGEYRDGDNLQDQAYWWNGSFDADGNPIFSETLDNSAWANGIFDQGWDVLVPSAIEWKDGNNNNYWQDPNGEWHSATDVMLHYNVHIGKVTLKQLNDDPTEYTDIDDFSDFTLIVDNVVANVTFSINAYEKTLWDPVLGATGTTYTVSDLTPSYYSLYESNVISGVEEGDTIDLFGKTVKVLDIGSDYIEYGNDWGETYIDAGTTKTFGDYSIKVLDIDVNQEKALLEVSGPAGSEKITLNTDDNPTETLFNGGIRVTLKDTFIGIGGTTSVKVEVQTDISYIEDGDEFIPGWIAHLGISGGKLNWFALENKEELEGKEVKLFDTYVMDYQADIMKKKNPSDDKTYAAMEAWVVIDPLKPKYTTETLSAGDTLEGWTIDEITATADPAQAAVVSKITTPITVLDTEVMEQGLDKVDSNLILIGGPVVNSVTAALAEKLEVPSDYDGWKEEYGTGADSGVVKYIAECGDINGYGVVLVAGTDREGTAAAAKALMEYLAGLS, via the coding sequence ATGAAAGTGAAGAAGATCGCGGCCCTTGCTGTTGGTGCCGCCATGGTTGGAGCAACTATCGGCCTCGCCAGCGCTCAGCCGACCGTCCCGGAAATACCGAAGGACTTCTTCGTTAAGGACGGACAGCCCAACGTTAAAATCGTCGTTGGAAGCCAGGGTGCTGCTCTTGACGTTTCAAGCGCCGCTGACATAGCTGTCGCTCTCGGTACCATGCTTTACACCACTGAGGACGTTAAGGTTAAGGACGCCAGCGTCGTCGTCAAGAAGGACACCGCCTACGATCCGGACGACATCCCGGTGTTCGACAACACTTACACCGGCGAGTACAGGGACGGCGACAACCTCCAGGACCAGGCCTACTGGTGGAACGGCAGCTTTGACGCCGACGGCAACCCGATATTCAGCGAGACCCTCGACAACTCCGCCTGGGCGAATGGAATATTTGACCAGGGATGGGACGTCCTCGTCCCGAGCGCCATCGAGTGGAAGGATGGCAACAACAACAACTACTGGCAGGACCCGAACGGAGAGTGGCACAGCGCCACTGACGTGATGCTCCACTACAACGTCCACATCGGCAAGGTTACCCTCAAGCAGCTCAACGACGACCCGACCGAGTACACCGACATCGACGACTTCAGCGACTTCACCCTCATAGTGGACAACGTCGTCGCCAACGTGACCTTCTCAATCAACGCATACGAGAAGACCCTCTGGGACCCGGTCCTTGGAGCCACCGGCACCACCTACACCGTCAGCGACCTCACGCCGAGCTACTACAGCCTCTACGAGAGCAACGTTATCTCCGGCGTTGAGGAAGGGGACACCATCGACCTCTTCGGCAAGACCGTCAAGGTCCTCGACATCGGAAGCGACTACATCGAGTACGGTAACGACTGGGGTGAGACCTACATCGACGCCGGCACCACCAAGACCTTCGGCGACTACAGCATCAAGGTTCTCGATATAGACGTTAACCAGGAGAAGGCCCTCCTCGAGGTCTCCGGCCCGGCCGGAAGCGAGAAGATTACCCTCAACACCGACGACAACCCCACCGAGACCCTCTTCAACGGAGGCATAAGGGTCACCCTCAAGGACACCTTCATCGGTATCGGCGGAACCACCAGCGTCAAGGTCGAGGTCCAGACGGACATCAGCTACATCGAGGACGGCGACGAGTTCATACCGGGATGGATCGCCCACCTCGGCATCAGCGGAGGCAAGCTCAACTGGTTCGCCCTTGAGAACAAGGAGGAGCTCGAGGGCAAGGAGGTCAAGCTCTTCGACACCTACGTCATGGACTACCAGGCCGACATCATGAAGAAGAAGAACCCCTCCGATGACAAGACCTACGCCGCCATGGAAGCCTGGGTTGTCATCGACCCGCTCAAGCCGAAGTACACCACCGAGACCCTCAGCGCCGGTGACACGCTCGAGGGATGGACCATCGACGAGATAACCGCCACCGCTGACCCGGCCCAGGCCGCCGTCGTCAGCAAGATAACCACCCCGATAACCGTCCTCGACACCGAGGTCATGGAGCAGGGCCTTGACAAGGTCGACAGCAACCTCATCCTCATCGGCGGTCCGGTCGTCAACAGCGTCACCGCTGCTCTCGCCGAGAAGCTCGAGGTCCCGAGCGACTACGACGGCTGGAAGGAGGAGTACGGCACCGGTGCCGACAGCGGCGTTGTCAAGTACATCGCCGAGTGCGGCGACATCAACGGCTACGGCGTCGTCCTTGTCGCTGGTACCGACAGGGAGGGCACCGCTGCCGCCGCCAAGGCCCTTATGGAGTACCTCGCTGGCCTCAGCTGA
- a CDS encoding radical SAM protein: MIVAIIDGYTDEPAGLGVPPYLGIYPRYAYGAVKKARRDARIFYLTIDDLRAALEGERGVATKNKTPNFPRTREILERADVLVYIGGLHTPGKYLSAVPSQVEEVARFLRPFRGVKILGGPAFMGSAHAGGTRITSRELLLARSVFDHIVYGDLEAFLHDYLVNPSDADPLRFRTYGELRDYALLGAEVVRQFPDYPDFVIAEIETQRGCPKAMGIGGCSFCTEPVRYRNVEDRPIEDVVAEVEVLYTLGVRHFRVGRQSCIFSYMARPDGRVPVPNPEALEKLFRGIRSVAPELKTLHVDNANPAVIANYPEESVRIARILIEYGTPGNVVAFGLESADPKVAKLNNLNATAEETYEAVRILNEVGAKRGPNGMPWLLPGINVIFGLPGETKKSYELTFQFFRRLLDDGLMVRRINIRQVVVFPGTPLWHMRDRVKTEKHKKLIQHYKYKIRHEIDLPMLRRVVPVGTILRDVRAEVLENGLTYGRQIGSYPLIVGMPKEVPLNRFYDVLIVGHGYRSITGVPVPINVNRESPRVLQYLPGIGKKTVVRVLAERPFGSRDEFFRVVGEEKRKTLGDVITLK; the protein is encoded by the coding sequence ATGATAGTTGCCATCATCGACGGCTACACCGACGAGCCCGCGGGACTTGGTGTCCCCCCGTATCTGGGGATATACCCGCGCTATGCGTATGGCGCCGTAAAAAAGGCCCGAAGAGACGCGAGAATTTTCTATCTAACTATAGATGACCTGAGGGCCGCCCTTGAGGGTGAGAGGGGGGTGGCCACTAAGAACAAGACTCCGAACTTCCCCCGAACCCGTGAGATACTCGAGAGGGCGGACGTTCTCGTGTACATAGGTGGCCTGCACACCCCCGGCAAGTACCTCTCAGCAGTCCCGTCCCAGGTTGAGGAGGTGGCGAGGTTCCTCCGGCCGTTTCGGGGAGTTAAAATCCTCGGCGGCCCGGCGTTCATGGGCTCCGCCCACGCGGGCGGGACGAGGATAACCTCCCGCGAGCTTCTCCTTGCCCGGTCTGTCTTCGACCACATCGTCTACGGCGACCTCGAGGCGTTTCTGCACGACTACCTCGTTAATCCGTCCGATGCCGACCCCCTCCGCTTCAGGACCTACGGGGAGCTGAGGGACTACGCACTGCTCGGAGCGGAGGTGGTTCGGCAGTTTCCAGACTATCCCGACTTCGTGATAGCTGAGATAGAAACCCAGCGTGGCTGCCCCAAGGCGATGGGCATAGGCGGCTGCTCCTTCTGCACCGAGCCCGTGCGCTACAGGAACGTTGAGGACAGGCCCATTGAAGACGTCGTTGCGGAGGTCGAGGTCCTTTACACCCTGGGGGTGAGGCACTTCCGGGTCGGCAGACAGAGCTGCATCTTCTCGTACATGGCCAGACCTGACGGAAGAGTCCCGGTACCCAATCCCGAGGCTCTGGAGAAGCTTTTCCGGGGTATTCGCTCTGTTGCACCTGAGCTTAAGACCCTCCACGTGGACAACGCCAACCCTGCGGTCATAGCCAACTACCCCGAGGAGAGCGTCAGAATAGCCAGGATCTTAATAGAGTACGGAACCCCCGGAAACGTCGTTGCCTTCGGCCTCGAGAGTGCCGACCCGAAGGTGGCGAAGCTCAACAACCTGAACGCCACCGCCGAGGAGACCTACGAGGCGGTGAGGATACTCAACGAAGTGGGGGCAAAGCGGGGCCCCAACGGCATGCCGTGGCTCCTGCCCGGGATAAACGTGATTTTTGGTCTTCCAGGGGAGACAAAGAAGAGCTATGAGCTGACTTTCCAGTTTTTCAGGAGACTCCTGGACGATGGGCTGATGGTCCGCAGGATAAACATCAGACAGGTGGTTGTCTTTCCGGGAACTCCCCTGTGGCACATGAGGGATAGGGTCAAGACCGAAAAGCACAAGAAGCTCATCCAGCACTACAAATACAAGATAAGGCACGAGATAGACCTCCCGATGCTCAGGCGCGTTGTTCCCGTGGGAACCATCCTCCGCGATGTCCGCGCGGAGGTCCTTGAGAACGGCCTGACCTACGGCAGGCAGATAGGAAGTTATCCCCTGATCGTGGGCATGCCCAAGGAGGTGCCCCTGAACAGGTTCTACGACGTCCTGATAGTTGGACATGGGTACCGGAGCATCACAGGAGTTCCCGTCCCGATAAACGTCAACCGTGAGAGCCCCAGGGTTCTTCAGTACCTGCCGGGGATTGGGAAGAAAACCGTGGTGAGAGTACTGGCGGAGAGGCCTTTCGGGAGCAGGGATGAATTCTTCCGGGTGGTGGGGGAAGAGAAAAGGAAAACCCTTGGGGATGTAATCACCCTGAAGTAG
- a CDS encoding ferritin family protein, producing the protein MAKLSRRTEEEKARFREILTAISNLNHRELLAYWMNQEAKKAEMYHKLYQLSRDVNWDERVSKLFFQLYKESLGHAEALLKMFHEMFPGEKPPEVNVAPLEVELSEERLKDLVYHGNLREILEYLMGTEKLAHDVYRHLAERTEDENSKATLMWLANIENGHYQKLRNLHITLFGTEPGE; encoded by the coding sequence ATGGCAAAGCTTTCCCGCAGGACGGAAGAGGAGAAGGCCAGGTTTAGGGAGATACTAACGGCAATCTCAAACCTGAACCACAGGGAACTGCTGGCGTACTGGATGAACCAGGAAGCGAAGAAAGCAGAAATGTACCACAAGCTTTACCAGCTCAGCCGCGACGTAAACTGGGATGAGCGGGTCTCCAAGCTGTTTTTCCAGCTTTATAAGGAGAGTCTCGGGCACGCAGAAGCACTTCTTAAGATGTTCCACGAAATGTTTCCCGGGGAGAAGCCCCCAGAGGTCAACGTTGCCCCTCTGGAAGTAGAGCTGTCGGAGGAGCGCCTGAAGGATCTGGTCTACCACGGTAACCTCCGGGAGATCCTTGAATACCTGATGGGAACGGAGAAGCTGGCCCACGACGTGTACCGGCACCTGGCGGAGAGAACGGAGGATGAAAACTCAAAAGCAACCCTCATGTGGCTCGCGAACATAGAGAACGGTCACTACCAGAAACTCAGAAACCTGCACATAACACTGTTCGGAACCGAACCGGGGGAGTAA
- the rsmA gene encoding 16S rRNA (adenine(1518)-N(6)/adenine(1519)-N(6))-dimethyltransferase RsmA, with amino-acid sequence MRERLFSLISKYHLKANSDLGQNFLVVPDIIERNVERAELGEKDSVLEVGPGLGVLTDALSRRAGKVYAIEKDRRLVEILRAEYDWPNVEIIEGDALKVDFPRFNKIVSNLPYQISSPITFRFLRHEFDRAVLIYQLEFARRMVAEPGDKNYSRLSLMVRAKAYAELVERIGRGAFWPRPKVDSAVIVLEPRPRDERIELNEDLVRALFQHRRSTVLAALKKSHHMLGLSKEEFKRVRGLLEAVPHAGKRVFQLTPLEVRDIEEFLSAEGVLG; translated from the coding sequence ATGAGGGAGCGCCTCTTTTCTCTAATTTCAAAATACCACCTTAAGGCAAATTCTGACCTGGGACAGAACTTTCTGGTAGTGCCGGATATAATCGAGCGCAACGTTGAGCGGGCAGAGCTGGGTGAGAAAGACTCCGTTCTCGAAGTCGGGCCCGGCCTCGGGGTTCTGACGGATGCGTTGAGCAGACGCGCCGGGAAGGTGTACGCCATTGAAAAAGACCGTCGCCTTGTGGAGATTTTGAGGGCCGAATACGACTGGCCCAACGTTGAAATAATCGAGGGCGACGCCCTGAAGGTTGATTTCCCGAGGTTCAATAAGATAGTCTCCAATCTCCCGTATCAAATTTCGTCCCCCATAACCTTCCGCTTTTTGAGGCATGAGTTTGATCGTGCCGTTTTAATATACCAGCTGGAGTTTGCCCGGAGGATGGTGGCGGAGCCAGGGGATAAAAACTACTCCCGCCTGTCACTGATGGTTCGGGCGAAGGCCTACGCCGAGCTGGTGGAGCGCATCGGCAGGGGGGCCTTCTGGCCGAGACCCAAGGTTGACTCCGCGGTCATCGTTCTTGAGCCCAGACCAAGGGACGAGCGCATTGAACTGAACGAGGATCTGGTTAGGGCCCTCTTTCAGCACAGGAGAAGCACCGTCCTGGCGGCCCTCAAAAAGTCGCACCACATGCTGGGGCTGAGCAAGGAAGAGTTCAAACGGGTTCGCGGCCTCCTTGAGGCAGTGCCCCACGCCGGGAAGAGGGTCTTTCAGCTGACTCCCTTGGAGGTCAGGGATATAGAGGAGTTTCTCTCTGCGGAGGGCGTCCTGGGCTGA
- a CDS encoding DUF655 domain-containing protein codes for MDRYRRHSYRESLDKKRRNVEYEEYAYVLDYLPEGYTDLKTGRRTGKPVAQVIGEKAFTLLEVAPKEDLMLYERVFIGKGQRDKILMINKKIHFDDLTATAKAELPYVVEEIIKNNEEHFVKFFNMAPPITNRLHSLELLPGIGKKHMWEILDERKKEPFKDFEDLRHRVKGLPEPAKMLAKRVVDEIEGKDRYRLFVGSRRIFRV; via the coding sequence ATGGATAGGTACCGGAGACATTCTTACAGGGAAAGCCTCGACAAGAAGAGGCGGAATGTTGAGTATGAGGAGTACGCCTACGTGCTGGACTATCTGCCCGAGGGCTACACCGATTTAAAGACTGGAAGAAGAACCGGCAAGCCCGTTGCTCAGGTTATAGGTGAAAAGGCTTTCACACTGCTCGAGGTTGCCCCAAAGGAGGACCTCATGCTCTACGAGAGGGTCTTCATAGGCAAGGGGCAGAGGGACAAGATACTCATGATCAACAAGAAGATTCACTTCGATGACCTCACCGCCACTGCCAAGGCCGAGCTTCCGTACGTGGTTGAGGAGATAATCAAAAACAACGAGGAGCACTTCGTGAAGTTCTTTAACATGGCTCCCCCTATAACCAACAGGCTCCACAGCCTGGAACTCCTGCCCGGCATCGGCAAGAAGCACATGTGGGAAATACTCGACGAGCGCAAGAAGGAGCCGTTCAAGGACTTTGAGGATCTGCGCCACCGCGTTAAGGGGCTTCCAGAGCCGGCAAAGATGCTGGCGAAGCGTGTCGTTGACGAGATTGAGGGCAAGGACCGCTACCGCCTTTTCGTTGGCTCAAGGAGGATATTCAGGGTATGA
- a CDS encoding RNA polymerase Rpb4 family protein produces MIGRKKLEERYLTISETRELLERRKAEGMVENPEEPMFYEARVSLEHAERFAKLKPEQVAELKEKLLGLFEWIDERIAVKLVDFMPEDYFDIRVLFAKEDYMPTREEAEEIIRLLDDYRPEE; encoded by the coding sequence ATGATCGGGAGGAAGAAGCTCGAGGAGCGCTACCTCACGATATCCGAGACCAGGGAGCTCCTCGAGAGGCGCAAGGCTGAGGGCATGGTGGAGAACCCGGAGGAGCCCATGTTTTACGAGGCCAGGGTTAGCCTCGAGCACGCCGAGCGCTTTGCCAAGCTCAAGCCCGAGCAGGTCGCCGAGCTGAAGGAGAAGCTCCTCGGCCTCTTTGAGTGGATAGACGAGAGGATAGCCGTGAAGCTCGTGGACTTCATGCCCGAGGACTACTTCGACATCCGCGTTCTCTTTGCCAAGGAGGACTACATGCCCACCAGGGAGGAGGCCGAGGAAATAATAAGGCTCCTTGACGACTACCGTCCCGAGGAGTGA
- a CDS encoding 50S ribosomal protein L21e, translating into MVKKAHSFRRKTRGKLSKKPRRRGLPPLTRFLQEFEAGQRVHIVIEPSYHRGMPDPRFHGRTGTVVGKRGDAYVVQVRDGGKVKTFFIHPVHLRAQKG; encoded by the coding sequence ATGGTTAAGAAAGCACACAGCTTCAGAAGGAAGACCCGCGGCAAGCTCAGCAAGAAGCCGAGGAGGAGAGGTCTCCCGCCCCTCACCAGGTTCCTCCAGGAGTTTGAGGCTGGACAGAGGGTTCACATCGTCATAGAGCCGAGCTACCACAGGGGCATGCCGGACCCGAGGTTCCACGGAAGGACGGGAACCGTCGTCGGTAAACGCGGCGATGCCTACGTCGTCCAGGTCAGGGATGGTGGCAAGGTCAAGACCTTCTTCATCCACCCGGTTCACCTCAGGGCTCAGAAGGGATGA
- a CDS encoding tRNA pseudouridine(54/55) synthase Pus10, producing MITEKAAKVLESHKLCDHCLGRLFAGLGKGTNEERGKAVRFVLNMERSIEGLPPVEAPETCELCGNVFERIPELAGRMEEAAAGVEFETFLVGSRFPGEVRENEKALWEEFGIETAEPINREFNRELGKAFGRATGKDTAKNPDVVFIVEPYSGRIELQINPIYVYGRYRKLVRGIPQTPLQDFDESVASIICRAVSRASGGKCVFKGAGREDVDVRMLGNGRPFIVEVKRPKKRKLDLDAVKGEINASGKVEVLNLRFVSPKEAEEVLTRNHRKEYLALVLVEEGVTPEEAEDVAGKLKGLEIHQRTPWRVRKARADKVRVRRVHEAEARWLDGKHFELRLVTDGGLYIKELISGDKGRTKPSVSDLLGKPAWCERLDVINILDD from the coding sequence ATGATAACCGAAAAGGCTGCGAAGGTTCTTGAATCTCACAAACTCTGCGACCACTGTCTGGGCAGACTGTTCGCGGGGCTTGGGAAGGGCACCAACGAGGAGCGCGGGAAGGCGGTAAGGTTCGTCCTCAACATGGAACGCTCCATCGAGGGCCTGCCCCCGGTTGAAGCACCCGAAACGTGTGAGCTGTGCGGTAACGTTTTCGAAAGGATTCCCGAACTCGCAGGAAGGATGGAGGAGGCCGCGGCTGGCGTCGAGTTTGAGACTTTCCTCGTCGGCTCCCGCTTCCCCGGGGAGGTTCGGGAGAACGAGAAGGCCCTCTGGGAGGAATTTGGAATCGAGACTGCTGAGCCTATCAACAGGGAGTTCAACCGTGAGCTCGGTAAGGCCTTTGGGAGGGCGACGGGAAAGGACACCGCCAAGAACCCCGACGTGGTTTTCATCGTCGAGCCGTATTCCGGTAGAATCGAGCTCCAGATAAACCCAATTTACGTCTACGGCCGCTACAGAAAGCTCGTGCGGGGCATTCCTCAGACACCGCTCCAGGACTTTGATGAGAGCGTTGCCTCGATCATCTGCAGGGCGGTCTCCAGGGCGAGCGGGGGGAAGTGCGTCTTCAAGGGGGCAGGAAGGGAGGACGTTGACGTCCGCATGCTTGGAAACGGCAGGCCATTTATCGTTGAGGTAAAGCGGCCGAAAAAACGGAAGCTCGACCTCGATGCAGTAAAGGGGGAGATAAACGCAAGCGGAAAGGTCGAGGTTCTGAACCTGCGCTTCGTTTCACCGAAAGAGGCCGAAGAGGTCCTCACACGGAATCACCGCAAAGAATACCTCGCGCTGGTTCTGGTTGAGGAGGGGGTAACCCCCGAGGAGGCCGAGGATGTTGCCGGAAAACTCAAAGGACTTGAAATTCACCAGAGAACCCCCTGGCGCGTGAGGAAGGCGAGGGCCGATAAAGTTCGCGTCCGGAGGGTTCACGAGGCGGAAGCAAGGTGGCTCGATGGGAAGCACTTCGAGCTCCGTCTCGTCACTGACGGAGGTCTGTACATTAAGGAGCTCATATCCGGCGATAAAGGGCGCACGAAGCCCTCGGTGAGCGACCTGCTCGGAAAACCTGCCTGGTGCGAGAGGCTTGACGTCATAAACATTCTCGATGACTGA